From the Selenomonas timonae genome, one window contains:
- a CDS encoding anaerobic C4-dicarboxylate transporter, with protein sequence MEMLLGFIVLLACLIVGVRHGGLGLAVISGFGLVIYTFGFGYQPGKPPVDVMLIILAVVTCAGFLQTSGGLTVMLKYAEKFLRNNPKHVTILAPLTTWFLTVLCGTGHVVYTMFPIIYDIAIKQGIRPERPMAVSSVASQMGICASPVSVAVVSMVAFLSASGHEFTVFQVLSVSIPATGFGVLFAALWSYRRGKDLEQDERFQEFIRDPENKKYVYGDAETLLDKELPKEYYRAMFIFFAGIIAIAILGNFPELLPKFPPKPDAAPKAISMVVVIQMVMLLVGAIILVSCKVKAKDVGNSQVFRSGVVALVSVYGVAWMADTYFMNHIGFLKEFLGSAVQTYPWAYAVLAFLTSKLVNSQGAAIAIVVPMAINVGMDPILVLSFISACYGYFFLPTYPSDLACIGFDRSGTTRIGKYILNHSFMIPGLIGVISGCCVGYVVAHLIF encoded by the coding sequence ATGGAAATGCTGTTGGGCTTTATTGTTCTGCTGGCCTGCCTGATTGTCGGTGTGCGGCACGGCGGTCTTGGCCTTGCGGTGATCAGTGGCTTCGGCCTTGTGATCTACACGTTTGGTTTTGGCTATCAGCCAGGTAAGCCGCCGGTCGATGTCATGCTGATCATCCTCGCGGTGGTGACGTGTGCGGGCTTCCTGCAGACCTCCGGCGGACTCACTGTCATGCTCAAGTATGCGGAGAAGTTCCTGCGCAACAATCCGAAGCATGTCACGATTCTCGCACCGCTCACGACGTGGTTCCTGACGGTGCTCTGCGGTACGGGGCACGTTGTCTATACGATGTTCCCGATCATCTACGATATCGCGATCAAGCAGGGCATCCGTCCCGAGCGTCCGATGGCGGTCTCGTCCGTTGCCTCGCAGATGGGCATCTGTGCCTCGCCTGTGTCCGTGGCTGTCGTCTCTATGGTTGCCTTCCTCTCCGCCTCGGGGCATGAGTTCACTGTGTTCCAGGTGCTGTCGGTTTCGATTCCTGCGACAGGCTTCGGAGTACTCTTTGCAGCGCTCTGGAGCTATCGCCGCGGAAAGGATCTCGAGCAGGATGAGCGATTCCAAGAGTTCATCCGTGACCCTGAGAACAAGAAGTATGTTTACGGCGATGCGGAGACACTGCTCGATAAGGAGCTGCCAAAGGAATACTACCGCGCGATGTTCATCTTCTTTGCGGGTATCATTGCCATCGCGATTCTCGGCAACTTCCCCGAACTGCTGCCGAAGTTCCCACCGAAGCCGGATGCTGCACCGAAGGCGATCTCGATGGTTGTCGTCATCCAGATGGTCATGCTGCTCGTGGGGGCGATCATTCTGGTCAGCTGCAAGGTGAAGGCGAAGGATGTCGGCAACTCGCAGGTGTTCCGCTCGGGCGTCGTGGCGCTTGTCTCGGTCTATGGTGTTGCATGGATGGCGGACACGTACTTCATGAACCACATTGGCTTCCTGAAGGAGTTCCTCGGCTCTGCCGTGCAGACCTATCCGTGGGCGTACGCCGTCCTCGCGTTCCTCACGTCGAAGCTCGTGAACTCGCAGGGCGCGGCAATTGCAATCGTTGTGCCGATGGCGATCAATGTGGGCATGGATCCGATCCTCGTACTCTCGTTCATCTCGGCATGCTACGGCTACTTCTTCCTGCCGACCTACCCGTCCGACCTCGCGTGCATCGGCTTTGACCGCTCGGGCACGACGCGCATCGGCAAGTACATCCTGAACCACTCGTTCATGATTCCAGGGCTGATCGGCGTCATTTCGGGCTGCTGCGTCGGCTACGTCGTAGCACATCTGATTTTCTGA
- a CDS encoding type II toxin-antitoxin system Phd/YefM family antitoxin — protein MTALAENIRPSADLRSRYSEISRQCRDERTAVIITVNGRGDTVLLGYEQYQQMKARIELLETLGEAEEDVRRGHVAPLQERFDTLRAELLTRES, from the coding sequence ATGACAGCATTAGCCGAAAATATCCGTCCCTCGGCGGATTTGCGCAGCAGATACAGTGAGATTTCGCGTCAGTGTCGGGATGAGCGGACAGCCGTCATCATCACGGTGAACGGACGCGGAGATACCGTGTTGCTCGGATATGAGCAGTATCAACAGATGAAGGCGCGGATTGAACTTCTCGAAACCCTTGGCGAAGCGGAGGAAGATGTGCGCCGCGGTCATGTTGCTCCCCTGCAGGAGAGATTTGATACGCTTCGCGCCGAGCTGCTCACGAGGGAATCATAG
- a CDS encoding TIGR02530 family flagellar biosynthesis protein: MRIADDSIALVGQGCRGTDHGRNVMGSSGASFAQVLKGARERVRFSQHAEERLQRRGVMLTHTELEKLGSTIDRMREKGAREALIYMKDSTAMVVSVTNRTVITALDDVTAADSIFTNIDSAAII, encoded by the coding sequence ATGAGGATTGCAGACGATTCGATAGCGCTGGTCGGGCAAGGATGCAGGGGAACCGACCACGGACGAAATGTGATGGGCAGCAGCGGAGCGTCGTTTGCACAGGTACTCAAGGGGGCAAGGGAGCGCGTCCGTTTCTCGCAGCATGCAGAGGAACGCTTGCAGCGGCGCGGTGTCATGCTCACACACACAGAGCTTGAGAAGCTCGGCAGTACGATTGACCGCATGCGGGAGAAGGGCGCAAGGGAAGCCCTGATCTACATGAAGGACAGTACGGCAATGGTCGTCTCTGTGACGAACCGCACCGTGATTACGGCGCTTGACGACGTGACCGCGGCAGACAGTATTTTTACGAACATTGACAGTGCAGCCATTATCTGA
- the mutS gene encoding DNA mismatch repair protein MutS, with protein sequence MDAQNVTPMMQQYLSAKEAHPGELLFFRLGDFYEMFFDDAKIAAKELGLTLTSRSGDLDKSPMCGVPYHAADSYIARLVAKGFKVAIAEQIGDPKAKGLTHREVVKVVTPGTALSDEVLRDAANIYIALLHDCGDGKFVLAGADISTGEAFYASYAGETAAQQIMDELYRRMTAELLLTEGFSLSDTVRAFLMQRLPRCAVSMVAAEADGVLLTQHFTATEIPADAGAQTAVETLLHYLHDTVRTDLSQINRLSFLDTRETMQLDTYTLRNLEITRSLRDGGKKNTLFDVLDFTRTPMGTRLLRAWLEHPLLTPHRIDARLDAVAELVENAGLRGTLREQLRSVYDFERLLTRIETQTANARDLVALRVSLAALPAVRTALGRAASRLLMRAAASIQTFDALRDTLERAIVDEPGLSVRDGGIIRTGYDAALDELRVFSHDSKSLLQEMEERERTRTGIKTLKIGYNKVFGYYIEVRHSGRDQVPDDYIRKQTLANTERFITEELKDFEAKILGAEEKITALEYHIFTTLRDEVKAQLVPIQNVARAIARVDVLQSLAEAAASYRYVRPKVTADGTILIRDGRHPLVERILEREIFVPNDTELSHGGTETMLITGPNMAGKSTYMRQVALLTLMAQVGSFVPARTAEIAPVDRIFTRIGASDDLVSGQSTFMVEMNEVAQILREATRDSLVILDEIGRGTSTFDGMSIARAVVEHIDTRIHAKTLFATHYHELTEMENEHIRNYCIAVREKGKNVAFLRRIVAGAADKSYGIHVARLAGLPTKVTARAEEILHALEQKESASAAAEIPVASAQETPLTDGMASLFADGTLAELRTLDVMTMTPLEAMNTLYRLQEQARKEAGEA encoded by the coding sequence ATGGACGCGCAGAACGTCACGCCGATGATGCAGCAATATCTGAGCGCAAAAGAGGCGCATCCGGGCGAACTGCTCTTCTTTCGCCTCGGGGACTTCTACGAGATGTTCTTTGACGACGCAAAAATTGCGGCAAAGGAACTCGGGCTGACACTCACGAGCCGCAGCGGCGACCTCGACAAGAGCCCCATGTGCGGCGTCCCCTACCATGCAGCGGACAGCTACATCGCGCGCCTCGTCGCAAAGGGGTTCAAGGTCGCCATCGCCGAGCAGATCGGCGACCCGAAGGCAAAGGGATTGACGCACCGCGAGGTGGTAAAGGTCGTGACGCCCGGCACTGCCCTCTCAGATGAGGTGCTGCGCGACGCGGCGAACATCTACATCGCACTCCTGCATGACTGCGGTGATGGGAAGTTCGTCCTCGCGGGCGCGGATATCTCGACGGGCGAGGCGTTCTATGCGTCCTATGCGGGGGAGACTGCCGCACAGCAGATTATGGACGAACTCTACCGCCGCATGACGGCAGAGCTGCTGCTGACTGAGGGCTTCTCTCTCTCCGATACCGTCCGCGCCTTCCTCATGCAGCGCCTCCCACGCTGTGCCGTTTCGATGGTTGCGGCGGAGGCGGACGGTGTGCTCCTCACGCAACATTTCACAGCGACGGAGATTCCGGCGGATGCAGGTGCGCAGACGGCGGTCGAGACGCTCCTGCACTACCTGCACGATACCGTCCGAACCGATCTCTCGCAGATCAACCGCCTCTCCTTCCTCGATACGCGCGAGACGATGCAGCTCGACACCTACACGCTGCGCAACCTTGAGATCACGCGTAGCCTACGCGACGGCGGCAAGAAGAATACGCTCTTCGATGTCCTTGACTTCACGCGCACGCCGATGGGAACGCGCCTCCTGCGCGCGTGGCTCGAGCATCCGCTGCTCACGCCGCACCGCATCGATGCGCGCCTTGATGCTGTCGCGGAACTCGTGGAGAATGCAGGGCTGCGCGGCACGCTGCGCGAGCAGCTGCGCTCAGTCTATGACTTTGAGCGCCTGCTGACGCGCATCGAGACACAGACGGCGAATGCACGCGACCTCGTCGCCCTGCGCGTCTCCCTCGCCGCACTCCCCGCTGTGCGCACCGCACTTGGCAGAGCAGCGAGCCGCCTCCTGATGCGCGCAGCCGCTTCGATTCAGACCTTTGACGCTCTGCGCGACACTCTCGAACGCGCCATTGTGGACGAGCCGGGGCTGTCCGTGCGCGACGGCGGCATCATCCGCACGGGCTACGACGCGGCGCTCGACGAACTGCGCGTCTTTTCCCACGACAGCAAGAGTCTTTTGCAGGAGATGGAGGAGCGCGAGCGCACGCGCACGGGCATCAAGACGCTCAAGATCGGCTACAACAAGGTCTTCGGCTACTACATCGAGGTGCGCCATAGCGGGCGCGACCAAGTGCCCGACGACTACATCCGCAAGCAGACTCTTGCGAACACGGAGCGTTTCATCACGGAGGAGCTGAAGGACTTCGAGGCGAAGATTCTCGGCGCAGAGGAGAAGATCACGGCGCTGGAGTACCATATCTTTACGACGCTGCGCGACGAGGTCAAGGCACAGCTTGTGCCGATACAGAACGTCGCGCGGGCGATTGCGCGCGTCGATGTTCTGCAGAGCCTCGCCGAAGCGGCGGCATCCTACCGCTACGTCCGCCCGAAGGTGACGGCGGACGGGACGATCCTCATACGGGACGGACGTCATCCACTCGTGGAGCGTATCTTGGAGCGTGAGATTTTCGTCCCAAACGACACGGAACTCAGTCACGGCGGCACGGAGACGATGCTCATTACAGGGCCGAATATGGCGGGAAAATCCACCTATATGCGGCAGGTCGCGCTCCTCACACTCATGGCGCAGGTCGGCAGCTTCGTCCCCGCGCGCACAGCGGAGATCGCACCCGTCGACCGCATCTTCACGCGCATCGGTGCGAGCGATGACCTCGTGAGCGGACAGAGCACCTTCATGGTGGAGATGAACGAGGTCGCCCAGATTTTACGTGAGGCGACGCGCGATAGCCTCGTCATCCTCGACGAGATCGGGCGCGGCACGAGCACCTTCGACGGTATGAGTATTGCGCGTGCGGTCGTGGAGCACATTGACACACGTATCCACGCAAAGACGCTTTTCGCGACCCACTACCACGAGCTGACGGAGATGGAGAATGAGCACATCCGCAACTACTGCATTGCTGTACGCGAAAAGGGGAAAAACGTCGCCTTCCTGCGGCGCATTGTCGCGGGTGCGGCAGACAAGTCCTACGGCATCCACGTCGCACGTCTCGCAGGACTGCCCACGAAAGTGACGGCGCGTGCCGAGGAGATTCTGCACGCACTTGAGCAAAAGGAATCTGCAAGCGCGGCGGCCGAGATACCCGTCGCGAGCGCGCAGGAAACGCCGCTCACCGACGGCATGGCATCCCTCTTTGCGGACGGAACACTCGCAGAGCTGCGGACGCTCGATGTGATGACCATGACGCCGCTCGAGGCGATGAACACACTCTATCGTTTGCAGGAGCAGGCACGGAAGGAGGCAGGAGAGGCATGA
- the mutL gene encoding DNA mismatch repair endonuclease MutL: MTRIHVLDDTTINKIAAGEGVGRPASLVKELGENAVDAGAAAVEIEIMGGGVSFIRVTDNGRGMTREDAETAILRHATSKITSVSDLQTVATLGFRGEALPTIASVSRFSLLTRQASDDLGTRVDILGGKTPEIEDAGCEIGTTVRVEDLFFNTPARKKFLKTNTTEAGKISDYVIRLALSRPDIAFRFINNNRLTIMTAGDDSLRRTIESLYGHDTAGALIPLDFADEEAEIRITGYISKPSMIRSSRAWQTYIVNGRTIQNRAIAKAIDNVYRALVPKMGFPLAVLRIEVPQRTIDVNVHPQKTEMKFEDEGRIFKAVYKSVLDAIRSAAGETAAIAAAVEKPSFHYEAVPLNVGAGMNTGAHGAFAAASPQMNTPPAASHSTHNYAMPPIRPQTVHEALQWRGQSIDLRAAQDAVGAARMDERDTLAAASSAENTGIEGNLLPIGQVDLTYIIAQSAQTLYIVDQHAAHERILFDRFSAQADGIPSQQMLVHAILSFDAHEAQYIDENAELFDRLGFHLEPAGEREYRLTEAPADIPLDEAEETIREILVSLGDLHAATPANLRQAGIATMACRAAIKAGEELNVRQMEILLDELRSTPFPFTCPHGRPTILKFDTHDLAKMFKRTGFNL, encoded by the coding sequence ATGACGCGAATTCATGTACTGGACGATACGACCATCAACAAGATTGCGGCGGGGGAGGGCGTGGGGCGTCCTGCCTCCCTCGTGAAGGAACTGGGCGAGAACGCGGTGGATGCGGGCGCGGCCGCCGTCGAGATCGAAATAATGGGCGGCGGTGTCAGTTTCATTCGCGTGACGGACAACGGGCGCGGCATGACGCGCGAGGATGCAGAGACAGCGATCCTGCGCCACGCGACGAGCAAGATCACGTCCGTCTCCGACCTGCAAACGGTCGCAACCCTCGGCTTTCGCGGCGAGGCACTGCCGACGATTGCCTCCGTCTCACGTTTCTCCCTCCTTACGCGGCAGGCGTCAGATGATCTTGGCACGCGCGTGGATATCCTCGGCGGTAAGACGCCCGAGATTGAGGACGCGGGCTGCGAGATTGGGACAACCGTGCGCGTGGAGGATCTTTTTTTCAACACGCCTGCGCGCAAGAAATTTCTCAAGACGAATACGACCGAGGCGGGCAAAATCAGCGACTACGTGATCCGCCTCGCACTCTCGCGTCCTGACATCGCGTTCCGGTTCATCAACAACAACCGCCTCACCATCATGACGGCGGGCGACGACAGCCTGCGCCGTACGATTGAGAGCCTCTACGGGCACGACACGGCGGGCGCACTCATCCCGCTCGACTTTGCGGACGAGGAAGCGGAGATTCGGATCACGGGCTACATCTCGAAGCCCTCGATGATCCGCAGCAGTCGCGCGTGGCAGACGTATATCGTCAACGGGCGCACGATACAGAACCGTGCGATTGCAAAGGCAATTGACAATGTATACCGTGCGCTCGTGCCGAAGATGGGCTTTCCGCTCGCAGTCCTGCGCATCGAAGTACCCCAGCGTACGATTGACGTGAACGTGCATCCGCAGAAAACGGAGATGAAATTCGAGGATGAGGGGCGCATCTTCAAGGCGGTCTATAAGAGCGTCCTCGACGCGATCCGCAGCGCGGCGGGAGAGACGGCGGCGATCGCGGCGGCGGTCGAAAAGCCGAGCTTTCACTATGAAGCCGTCCCTCTGAACGTCGGTGCAGGGATGAATACGGGGGCACACGGGGCGTTTGCCGCAGCTTCCCCACAGATGAATACACCGCCCGCAGCGTCCCACTCCACTCACAACTATGCCATGCCGCCCATCCGTCCGCAGACCGTGCATGAGGCACTGCAATGGCGCGGGCAGAGCATCGACCTGCGTGCGGCACAAGATGCAGTTGGTGCGGCGCGCATGGATGAGCGCGACACACTTGCGGCGGCATCATCGGCAGAGAACACAGGCATTGAGGGGAATCTTCTCCCCATCGGGCAGGTTGATCTCACCTACATCATCGCACAGAGCGCGCAGACCCTCTACATCGTTGATCAGCACGCAGCGCACGAGCGCATTCTCTTTGACCGATTCTCGGCACAGGCGGACGGCATCCCGTCTCAGCAGATGCTCGTGCACGCGATCCTTTCCTTCGATGCGCATGAGGCGCAGTACATCGATGAGAATGCAGAGTTGTTTGACCGTCTCGGCTTCCATCTCGAGCCTGCGGGCGAGCGGGAATATCGCCTGACCGAGGCGCCCGCCGACATCCCGCTCGATGAGGCAGAGGAGACAATTCGCGAGATCCTCGTCTCGCTCGGCGACCTGCACGCGGCGACACCTGCGAATTTGCGTCAGGCGGGGATTGCAACGATGGCATGCCGCGCCGCAATCAAGGCGGGCGAGGAACTGAACGTGCGACAGATGGAGATCCTGCTTGACGAGCTGCGCAGTACGCCGTTCCCCTTTACCTGCCCGCACGGACGCCCGACCATTTTGAAGTTCGATACACACGACCTCGCAAAGATGTTCAAGCGCACGGGGTTCAACCTCTGA
- a CDS encoding class I SAM-dependent methyltransferase encodes MPEQSKISAIVTTVRRGQRYTEANRALAERTAAALSIPNVPRGNDSLEEMRAAYGVDAVLVARRGLLTLVTAEGELFFHPGMSHLRIKNLLLGHGDHLVSALGLTEGMSVLDCTLGTGADAIVESFAVGASGAVTALESNALIAAVIADGLAHATGDNYDMHAAMRRIEVHHADALDYLRTQETGSHDVVYFDPMFRRPLHESAGMNALRVLADMRALTEETIAEACRVARRRVAMKERRESAEFARLGFDTLTGGKYSRIAYGVMEL; translated from the coding sequence ATGCCGGAGCAAAGCAAAATCAGCGCCATCGTCACAACTGTACGGCGCGGACAGCGGTATACAGAGGCGAATCGTGCACTCGCGGAGCGTACGGCGGCAGCGCTCTCCATCCCGAACGTCCCGCGCGGCAATGATTCGCTCGAGGAGATGCGCGCGGCATACGGCGTGGATGCAGTGCTCGTTGCGCGGCGCGGACTCCTCACGCTCGTCACGGCGGAGGGAGAGCTCTTTTTTCACCCCGGCATGTCGCATCTGAGGATCAAGAATCTCCTCCTCGGACACGGCGACCACCTTGTGAGTGCGCTTGGGCTGACCGAGGGTATGAGCGTCCTTGACTGCACGCTCGGTACGGGGGCAGACGCGATTGTCGAGAGCTTTGCCGTCGGTGCGTCGGGTGCGGTGACGGCGCTCGAGTCGAACGCGCTGATTGCGGCGGTGATTGCGGACGGGCTCGCACACGCGACGGGCGACAACTACGATATGCACGCGGCAATGCGCCGCATCGAGGTGCATCATGCGGACGCACTCGACTATCTGCGCACGCAGGAGACGGGGAGTCATGATGTTGTCTACTTCGACCCCATGTTCCGCCGTCCGCTTCACGAGAGCGCGGGCATGAACGCCCTGCGTGTTCTCGCGGATATGCGCGCGCTCACGGAGGAGACGATTGCTGAGGCATGCCGCGTTGCACGCCGCCGCGTCGCCATGAAGGAGCGGCGAGAGAGTGCCGAGTTCGCCCGCCTCGGTTTCGATACCCTCACGGGCGGCAAGTACAGCCGCATCGCGTACGGTGTGATGGAGCTATAA
- the miaB gene encoding tRNA (N6-isopentenyl adenosine(37)-C2)-methylthiotransferase MiaB, translated as MRGRYKILIYGCQMNIADAERMEGQLQGAGYTRTEETADADIILINTCCVRETAEDKVYGKIGEIKKIKEKNPKLIFGIAGCMAQKEGDNLMRRAPHIDFVLGTGKVQELTRIIAEIASEHAPVVDVALSDSEIAENLPVARGGKFSAWVPIMYGCNNYCTYCIVPYVRGRERSRAPEEVVAEVQRAVAEGYTEVTLLGQNVNSYGKDHKRADFADLLRMVDEVEGIRRVRFMTSHPKDIGDKLIDTIKNGTHICEHIHLPVQYGSSRILKAMNRGYTVERYRERALRVREELPRASLTTDLIVGFPGETDEDFAEMLAFLREMRYDSAYTFLYSKRSGTPAATMAEQVPDEVKHARLNALMEEQNTISREINERLMGATLEVMVEGASKNDPAVWSGRTRTNKIVLFPHGAEQEGDFVQVRVTQPQTWVLKGEVVS; from the coding sequence ATGCGGGGACGGTATAAAATCCTTATCTATGGATGTCAGATGAACATTGCGGACGCCGAGCGCATGGAGGGGCAGCTGCAGGGCGCGGGCTACACGCGGACGGAGGAGACGGCGGATGCCGACATCATCCTCATCAATACCTGCTGCGTGCGTGAGACGGCGGAGGACAAGGTCTATGGAAAGATCGGCGAAATAAAAAAAATAAAGGAAAAAAATCCGAAGCTGATCTTTGGCATCGCGGGCTGCATGGCGCAGAAAGAGGGCGACAACCTCATGCGCCGTGCGCCGCACATCGACTTTGTGCTCGGCACGGGCAAGGTACAGGAACTCACGCGCATCATCGCAGAGATTGCGTCGGAGCACGCGCCCGTGGTCGATGTAGCCCTCTCGGACAGCGAGATTGCGGAGAATCTGCCCGTTGCGCGCGGCGGCAAGTTCTCGGCGTGGGTGCCGATCATGTACGGCTGCAACAACTACTGCACCTACTGCATCGTTCCATATGTGCGCGGACGCGAGCGCAGTCGCGCGCCGGAGGAGGTCGTCGCAGAGGTGCAGCGTGCCGTGGCGGAGGGCTATACTGAGGTGACGCTCCTCGGGCAGAATGTGAACTCGTACGGCAAAGACCACAAGCGTGCGGACTTCGCTGACCTCCTGCGCATGGTGGACGAGGTGGAGGGCATTCGCCGCGTGCGCTTCATGACCTCGCACCCGAAGGACATCGGCGACAAGCTGATCGACACGATCAAGAACGGCACGCATATCTGCGAGCACATCCATCTGCCCGTGCAGTACGGCAGTAGCCGCATTCTGAAGGCGATGAACCGCGGCTATACGGTGGAGAGATACCGCGAGCGTGCGCTGCGCGTGCGCGAGGAACTGCCTCGTGCGAGCCTGACGACCGATCTCATCGTCGGGTTTCCGGGGGAGACGGACGAGGATTTTGCCGAGATGCTTGCGTTCCTGCGTGAGATGCGCTACGACTCGGCGTATACGTTCCTCTACTCAAAGCGCTCGGGTACACCAGCCGCGACGATGGCGGAGCAAGTCCCTGACGAGGTGAAGCACGCGCGGCTGAACGCCCTGATGGAGGAACAAAACACGATCAGCAGGGAGATCAACGAGCGGCTGATGGGTGCGACGCTCGAGGTGATGGTCGAGGGAGCGAGCAAGAATGATCCCGCCGTGTGGAGCGGGCGCACGCGCACGAACAAGATTGTGCTGTTCCCGCATGGCGCGGAGCAGGAGGGCGACTTCGTGCAGGTGCGCGTGACGCAGCCACAGACATGGGTGCTTAAAGGGGAAGTCGTGTCATAA
- a CDS encoding flagellar hook-basal body complex protein yields MMRSMFSGVSGLKGHQTRMDVIGNNIANVNTTGFKASRVTFADMISQNLSGASSPNGTIGGVNPKQVGLGMSVASTDLIYTNGSVQQTGKNTDVAISRGDGLFVVSRGEQKFYTRNGAFGFDAEGNLTIPSTGLYVQGYMANNGVLNVAGDNTTKIRIPAGKSMDATTTATASYTKNLNASTPGYEVANTLVRYADGTSGTVQNYSPTERGKLVLNMADGSKIRLSGTAPTQTAGGHPTGALYSSTITSITAKTGGTVDLELGLDSTNPSSPVGLYTPPATWPGTPTAMATPVNLTGLTSGTYSVDGKYDISGTIDHVDSVGAGSTEVYVTLKEDNNITPGTKITVRVPNPTSFTYAVNDKYTGQLKIGKVTGQLGAMVTTADGNQVALNAVTAVTAPNQAYTHTAGGTAADGTIASITREAFYEYGGRTVSSVVLNTKSGTSIDGLIGKSYNAGDTFYPSVATTVTVYDSLGAKHSVPVVYTKAANNKWTLSLGSGGDTFNITEADGTVTTVALTKTDLNFDTAGGYVSGSASLNLTYTNGAAPQQVSMNLAAITQYSGTSTISATSDGNAAGTLSSVDIDSTGVITGTYTNGVRQKEAQIAMAQFNNPSGLTKMGGNLYQESNNSGTRTISGASDIGTELTTSALEMSNVDIADQFSDMIITQRGFQSNSKIITVSDEMLETLINMKR; encoded by the coding sequence ATGATGCGTTCCATGTTCTCGGGTGTTTCCGGTCTCAAAGGCCATCAGACCCGCATGGATGTTATCGGCAACAACATTGCGAACGTCAACACGACAGGCTTCAAGGCGAGCCGCGTTACGTTCGCAGATATGATCTCGCAGAACCTCTCGGGTGCATCCTCGCCGAACGGCACGATCGGCGGCGTGAACCCGAAGCAGGTCGGTCTCGGCATGAGTGTGGCGAGTACCGATCTGATCTACACGAACGGCTCCGTCCAGCAGACGGGCAAGAACACGGACGTTGCAATCTCGCGCGGCGACGGGCTCTTCGTTGTCTCGCGCGGTGAGCAGAAGTTCTACACGCGTAACGGTGCGTTCGGCTTCGATGCAGAGGGCAACCTCACGATCCCGAGCACGGGTCTCTATGTGCAGGGCTATATGGCAAACAACGGCGTCCTCAATGTCGCGGGTGACAATACGACGAAGATCCGGATCCCCGCAGGTAAGTCGATGGATGCAACGACGACGGCAACGGCATCCTATACGAAGAATCTGAATGCATCGACGCCGGGCTATGAGGTGGCAAACACACTGGTGCGGTACGCGGACGGCACATCGGGGACGGTGCAAAACTATAGCCCGACAGAACGCGGCAAGCTTGTTCTGAATATGGCTGACGGCAGCAAGATTCGTCTCTCGGGTACGGCACCTACACAGACAGCTGGCGGGCATCCAACGGGAGCGCTCTACTCCTCGACCATTACTAGTATTACCGCAAAAACAGGCGGCACAGTCGATCTGGAGCTCGGCCTTGATTCGACAAATCCGTCCAGTCCTGTTGGGTTATATACGCCCCCTGCTACATGGCCAGGCACGCCGACAGCCATGGCTACCCCCGTAAATCTTACTGGTCTGACTTCCGGAACCTATTCCGTTGACGGCAAATATGACATTAGTGGAACAATCGACCATGTTGACAGCGTCGGTGCAGGGTCAACTGAGGTATATGTGACGCTGAAGGAGGACAACAACATTACGCCGGGCACTAAGATCACCGTACGTGTCCCGAATCCGACGAGCTTCACCTATGCGGTTAATGATAAGTATACAGGTCAGCTCAAGATTGGCAAGGTGACAGGTCAGCTTGGAGCGATGGTGACAACTGCTGATGGCAACCAAGTGGCACTCAATGCTGTTACAGCGGTAACGGCGCCTAATCAGGCATACACGCATACAGCTGGTGGTACTGCTGCAGATGGAACGATTGCCTCGATCACACGAGAGGCCTTCTATGAGTATGGAGGCAGAACCGTTTCCAGCGTTGTGCTGAATACGAAGAGTGGCACTTCCATCGACGGACTGATCGGCAAGTCCTACAACGCGGGCGATACCTTCTATCCGTCGGTGGCGACGACGGTTACCGTGTATGATTCGCTTGGTGCAAAACATTCCGTTCCTGTTGTCTACACGAAGGCTGCGAACAATAAGTGGACGCTCTCGCTCGGCAGTGGCGGAGACACATTCAACATCACTGAGGCGGACGGTACGGTGACGACGGTTGCGCTGACCAAGACCGACCTCAACTTTGATACGGCGGGTGGGTATGTCAGCGGCTCGGCGTCGCTGAACCTCACCTATACGAACGGTGCGGCGCCGCAGCAGGTCTCTATGAACCTCGCGGCAATCACTCAGTACTCAGGCACGTCGACGATCTCGGCGACTTCGGACGGCAATGCGGCAGGTACGCTCTCGAGTGTTGACATCGACAGCACGGGCGTCATCACGGGCACGTACACGAACGGCGTGCGCCAGAAAGAGGCGCAGATCGCAATGGCGCAGTTCAACAACCCGTCCGGTCTCACGAAGATGGGCGGCAACCTCTATCAGGAGTCGAACAACTCTGGTACGCGTACGATCAGCGGTGCGTCTGACATCGGCACAGAGCTCACTACGTCGGCACTCGAGATGTCCAACGTAGACATCGCCGACCAGTTCTCCGACATGATCATCACGCAGCGCGGCTTCCAGTCGAACTCGAAGATCATCACGGTATCCGACGAGATGCTTGAGACCCTCATCAATATGAAGCGGTAA